A window from Kovacikia minuta CCNUW1 encodes these proteins:
- a CDS encoding DNA-3-methyladenine glycosylase, whose product MNTSFVNATWLNRPSTQVAPDLIGCTLVRQMSDRKIFRGLIVETEAYEPNDPACHAYRRQTPRNQVMFGPAGMTYVYLIYGMYCCLNLVTDREGVPSAVLIRALQLETIPPWIDLLKHSKPDRIAAGPGKLCRALQIDQSLTAQPLQLGQALWLEHRSSEFQIALNEGDRALIQTTRIGLTQGTDLPWRWYLAGCPAVSRK is encoded by the coding sequence GTGAACACAAGTTTTGTTAATGCAACCTGGCTCAATCGTCCTTCAACCCAGGTAGCGCCTGATTTAATTGGCTGCACGTTGGTGCGCCAGATGTCTGATAGAAAAATTTTCCGTGGACTGATCGTTGAAACGGAAGCTTACGAACCGAATGATCCGGCTTGCCATGCCTACCGTCGCCAAACTCCTCGCAATCAGGTCATGTTTGGTCCTGCCGGGATGACCTATGTCTATTTAATTTATGGAATGTATTGCTGTCTCAATCTGGTGACCGATCGGGAAGGGGTACCCAGCGCAGTTTTGATCCGTGCACTTCAACTGGAAACCATTCCTCCCTGGATTGATCTCCTGAAACACTCCAAACCCGATCGAATTGCCGCCGGTCCAGGCAAATTATGCCGTGCCCTTCAAATCGATCAGAGTTTGACGGCACAACCATTGCAACTCGGACAGGCACTCTGGTTGGAACACCGCAGTTCTGAGTTTCAAATAGCCCTGAACGAGGGCGATCGTGCCCTCATCCAAACCACCCGGATTGGATTAACCCAGGGCACCGATTTACCCTGGCGGTGGTATCTGGCAGGCTGCCCAGCAGTTTCCAGGAAATAG
- a CDS encoding transposase: MTIAQREQQIHRVKAVSFQPELDEALEQALREAVISAVKITLESALKEELKAELAKMGDDRPRRSGYFQRRLDTQYGQVKDLRVPKLRERNPEREWQILQRYQRGLGNLLNWLCCLYVMGLSLRDLQEALYFLIGHVLSRSAVNQVTLQIQQHLDTRRLAPIGKTPAILIVDGVWVEIQYTREAFKLDRAGHLRQSRQAEERVILAVLAVWEDGSYEILHYEIASDEGEAEWEALFEHLIARGLQADAVKLVVSDGSLGLPKALKKTLPQAQQQRCITHKIRGIERYLSYEDLPKTDEQEQPLKREDAKRQRRFEIASEAYQIYNAETLEQARQRLEQFITKWETQEPKAIQVFQRDLELTLTFYQFAPNLHRHIRTTNHLERLFREFRTKSDEIGAFPHETSCLTVFFLVIERDHAKHDRKTVAKNS; this comes from the coding sequence ATGACCATAGCCCAACGAGAACAACAAATCCATCGAGTCAAAGCCGTCAGTTTTCAACCTGAACTGGATGAGGCGTTAGAACAGGCCCTCAGAGAGGCCGTCATCAGTGCCGTCAAAATCACCTTGGAGAGCGCACTGAAAGAGGAACTCAAGGCAGAACTAGCCAAAATGGGAGACGATCGACCTCGACGTTCCGGGTATTTTCAACGGAGACTCGATACCCAGTATGGCCAGGTGAAGGATTTGCGAGTTCCGAAATTACGAGAACGCAACCCAGAACGAGAGTGGCAGATTCTCCAACGTTACCAACGGGGCTTAGGCAACCTGCTCAACTGGTTGTGTTGTTTGTATGTGATGGGACTGTCGTTGAGAGATTTGCAAGAGGCGCTATATTTTCTCATAGGACATGTGCTTTCCCGCAGTGCTGTGAACCAAGTCACCCTCCAGATTCAGCAACACTTAGACACTCGTCGCTTAGCCCCGATTGGCAAAACCCCTGCGATATTAATCGTCGATGGGGTGTGGGTAGAGATTCAATATACCCGAGAAGCGTTTAAGCTAGACCGGGCAGGACATCTGCGACAAAGTCGGCAGGCCGAAGAACGGGTAATTTTGGCAGTTCTAGCCGTCTGGGAGGATGGGTCTTATGAAATCCTGCATTATGAGATTGCCTCCGACGAAGGAGAAGCAGAGTGGGAGGCCTTGTTTGAGCATTTAATCGCCCGAGGACTGCAAGCCGATGCGGTGAAATTAGTGGTCAGTGATGGCAGTTTGGGATTGCCCAAGGCGTTGAAAAAGACCTTGCCCCAGGCCCAACAGCAACGCTGTATCACGCACAAAATCCGAGGGATTGAGCGCTATTTGAGTTATGAGGATTTGCCGAAAACCGATGAGCAGGAACAACCCCTGAAGCGGGAAGATGCCAAACGGCAGCGTCGATTTGAAATTGCCTCTGAGGCTTATCAAATCTACAATGCAGAGACTTTGGAGCAGGCAAGGCAACGGTTAGAGCAATTCATCACCAAATGGGAAACACAAGAACCCAAAGCCATCCAAGTCTTTCAACGCGATCTAGAGTTGACCCTGACTTTCTATCAATTTGCACCAAACCTGCATCGGCATATTCGCACCACTAATCATTTGGAGCGGCTATTTCGAGAATTTCGCACCAAGTCAGATGAAATTGGGGCATTCCCGCATGAAACGAGTTGCCTCACTGTCTTTTTCCTCGTGATTGAGCGTGATCATGCCAAACATGACCGTAAAACCGTGGCGAAAAATTCGTGA
- a CDS encoding BON domain-containing protein, producing MKKIFPLLLGSALVVALGACDAKTASNAPNSTDNNGQAPATNTAQTNQNDASNDVRKKQIESDIRAREQRNQAGGDQMKRNDGDLESEVRGKLEANIPASELTVDSKDGAVTVAGTVPTQEQLSKIQPLAQQIKGVKSVAVKATVAPAKNK from the coding sequence ATGAAGAAAATTTTTCCCCTACTGCTAGGTAGTGCGTTAGTGGTTGCTTTGGGTGCTTGTGATGCTAAAACAGCATCCAATGCTCCCAACTCTACAGATAACAATGGGCAAGCTCCTGCAACGAATACGGCTCAAACTAATCAAAATGATGCCAGCAACGACGTTCGCAAAAAGCAAATAGAATCTGACATTCGGGCACGCGAACAGCGAAATCAGGCCGGTGGCGATCAAATGAAGCGGAATGATGGCGACCTGGAAAGTGAAGTGCGGGGCAAATTGGAAGCAAACATACCCGCCAGTGAACTCACTGTAGACTCCAAAGATGGAGCTGTGACTGTCGCAGGTACCGTGCCGACTCAAGAGCAACTCAGCAAGATTCAACCGTTAGCACAGCAAATTAAGGGAGTTAAATCCGTTGCAGTCAAAGCAACTGTTGCGCCCGCTAAGAATAAGTAA
- a CDS encoding TIGR04376 family protein → MGLFDDFSRFLEERLDEYLRNNPHLELFVLEEKLREQEEETLTLMTDLKRQEKQVQDEIMGIAREIQLWHARIEKAKAAGRADLAEPAQAHEASLLRQGNQKWGQMEMLKERIQQTQELQKKIEVRRKELQTKVSEAQATRSNTRTTQAGESFGWNQSSTANSGNLDALEKQFRRWEAEEELQQLKRNMGR, encoded by the coding sequence ATGGGTCTATTCGACGATTTCAGCCGATTCCTGGAAGAGCGGCTTGATGAATACCTGCGCAACAACCCGCATCTGGAACTATTCGTTCTGGAAGAAAAGCTGCGGGAACAGGAAGAAGAAACCCTGACCTTGATGACCGACCTGAAACGGCAGGAAAAGCAGGTTCAGGATGAAATTATGGGCATCGCACGGGAGATACAACTCTGGCATGCTCGGATTGAAAAAGCAAAGGCAGCAGGTAGAGCGGATCTGGCAGAACCCGCCCAGGCTCACGAAGCCTCCCTGCTGCGTCAGGGCAACCAGAAATGGGGGCAGATGGAAATGCTGAAGGAACGGATTCAGCAAACCCAGGAGTTGCAGAAAAAAATTGAAGTGCGTCGTAAGGAACTACAAACCAAGGTCTCTGAAGCCCAGGCAACTCGCAGCAATACCCGCACAACCCAAGCCGGGGAATCCTTTGGTTGGAATCAAAGCTCAACCGCCAATTCTGGTAATTTGGATGCCCTGGAAAAACAATTCCGCCGCTGGGAAGCGGAAGAGGAGTTGCAGCAGCTTAAACGCAACATGGGGCGATAG
- the xylB gene encoding xylulokinase: MFLGIDLGTGSAKALLFAIDGTVIAEASSAYPVQAPKPGWAETAPADWWTAVASAVRAVVAAHAEQIQAIGLSGQMHGVVLANHKGEPLRPAILWADTRSSTVLDAYHTLPANLRSCLANPFTVGMAGPSLLWVQQQEPDVYAESRWALQPKDWLRLQLTGEVATEPSDASGTLLYDVLSDDWAWDVLETLGLRSDWLPTLIPSDEIAGYLTAEASEQLGLAKGLPIVAGAADTAAAALGSGLLQPGLVQLTVGSGAQIATPRSQPEVDPFGRTHLYRTAIPEQWYTLAAIQNAGLALEWVRNILGMSWQQVYAEAFTIAPGCEGLTFLPYLTGERTPYLDPKPLGTWVGMGLHHTRSHLMRAALEGVAFSLKQGLEALTATGVRVTELRLAGGGTLEPNWRQLLADVLQVPLSSLTLSAASARGAAILAGMGIGTYATASAAPQLPINPIPTLPAPFNPELETAWERYQSLYPSLQQWKGVGDRG; encoded by the coding sequence ATGTTTCTGGGCATTGATTTAGGGACAGGTTCAGCGAAAGCGCTGTTATTTGCAATCGATGGCACCGTGATTGCTGAAGCGTCCAGTGCTTATCCTGTGCAAGCCCCCAAGCCTGGGTGGGCTGAAACCGCTCCAGCCGATTGGTGGACTGCTGTAGCAAGCGCCGTTCGAGCCGTTGTTGCTGCCCATGCAGAACAGATACAGGCGATCGGACTGTCAGGGCAAATGCATGGCGTCGTTCTAGCTAACCACAAGGGTGAACCCTTGCGACCAGCGATTCTGTGGGCAGATACCCGTTCCAGTACTGTTTTGGATGCCTATCACACGCTGCCTGCGAACCTGCGATCGTGTCTTGCCAACCCGTTTACCGTAGGAATGGCAGGTCCGTCGCTCCTGTGGGTACAGCAACAGGAGCCGGATGTGTATGCAGAGTCCCGCTGGGCACTCCAACCAAAAGATTGGTTGCGCTTGCAGTTGACTGGCGAAGTTGCCACAGAACCATCGGATGCGTCTGGAACGCTACTTTACGATGTTCTTTCCGATGATTGGGCATGGGATGTCTTGGAGACATTGGGGTTGCGATCGGACTGGTTGCCAACGCTGATCCCATCCGACGAAATTGCCGGTTACTTAACAGCCGAAGCGTCCGAACAACTTGGTTTAGCCAAAGGCTTACCGATTGTTGCAGGTGCCGCCGACACCGCTGCTGCTGCTCTTGGTAGCGGGCTGTTGCAACCCGGTTTAGTGCAACTAACCGTTGGTTCAGGGGCACAAATTGCTACCCCACGTTCTCAACCAGAAGTCGATCCCTTTGGGCGAACTCACCTATATCGAACCGCAATTCCTGAGCAATGGTACACCCTTGCGGCGATCCAAAATGCAGGGCTGGCATTGGAATGGGTTCGAAACATTTTGGGCATGAGCTGGCAACAGGTGTATGCAGAAGCATTCACGATCGCCCCCGGATGTGAAGGACTGACCTTCTTGCCCTATCTCACAGGTGAACGAACTCCCTATCTAGACCCTAAACCCTTGGGCACCTGGGTGGGAATGGGGCTGCATCACACCCGATCGCACCTGATGCGGGCAGCTCTGGAAGGTGTTGCCTTCTCGCTTAAGCAAGGACTGGAAGCCCTTACCGCTACAGGCGTTCGAGTAACAGAATTGCGCCTTGCAGGCGGAGGAACCCTGGAACCAAACTGGAGACAACTGCTGGCTGATGTCCTTCAGGTGCCGTTATCTAGTCTCACCTTGTCCGCTGCCTCCGCCCGGGGTGCCGCCATCCTGGCAGGCATGGGCATCGGTACCTATGCCACTGCCAGCGCTGCCCCTCAACTTCCAATCAACCCCATCCCGACGCTCCCTGCCCCATTTAATCCTGAATTAGAAACAGCCTGGGAGCGGTATCAATCCCTTTATCCTTCCCTCCAACAGTGGAAGGGAGTAGGTGATAGGGGGTAG
- a CDS encoding Pepco domain-containing protein yields the protein MTPLSRPFPEMGKETGAMKCVPRTVAAKGVRLNVVELQQRMTDFLHMVGQIFQQAEQQAVNLSAPHSKLLLDEIELAVEISAEGEVKLIASAKAAGKGAITLKFKRVEAR from the coding sequence ATGACACCGCTATCTCGACCGTTTCCAGAGATGGGAAAGGAGACTGGGGCGATGAAATGCGTTCCCAGAACAGTGGCAGCAAAGGGAGTCAGGCTAAACGTCGTGGAACTTCAGCAAAGAATGACTGACTTTCTGCACATGGTGGGGCAGATCTTTCAGCAGGCAGAGCAGCAAGCGGTGAATTTATCGGCACCTCACTCCAAACTTCTACTGGATGAGATTGAGTTAGCAGTTGAAATTAGCGCTGAAGGAGAGGTGAAGCTGATTGCCAGCGCAAAAGCTGCCGGAAAGGGTGCGATTACACTCAAGTTTAAGCGGGTCGAAGCCAGGTGA
- a CDS encoding IS110 family RNA-guided transposase — protein MPSSQPELSMVNPNAAGIDLGADYHWVSVPEGRDSECVRRFGCFTADLYAMAAWLKQCGIETVVMEATGVYWIAVFQILETQGFEVKLVNARQGKTVPGRKRDVLDCQWLRQLHSDGLLAGSFRPDDQICVLRSYIRQRDTLIKSASTHIQRMQKALTQMNVQLHRVISDISGTTGLTIIRAIVSGERDLHKLAALKDRRIHASTDEIAAALNGDYRPELVFVLHQELQLYDVFETQIAACDAEIEACLNQFADRIEVATNPLPAAKRRGKKQPGNAPSFDLRTHLYRISGVDFTQIDGFGVLTVLTLLSELGLDPSKFPSAKHFASCLGLCPGSRITGGKRKSSQTRQVANRVATALRMAAQTLVRSHSALGAFHRRMQARLGAPKAITATAHKLARIFYHLWTSGDAFVDPGMETYEQQYQERVVKNLKKKARALGFDLVAKPAAPECVS, from the coding sequence ATGCCGTCATCACAGCCTGAACTCTCGATGGTCAATCCGAATGCCGCAGGCATTGATCTGGGCGCGGACTACCATTGGGTGAGCGTTCCAGAGGGACGAGACAGTGAATGCGTTCGCCGCTTTGGGTGTTTTACCGCTGACCTATATGCGATGGCAGCGTGGCTCAAACAGTGTGGCATTGAGACCGTGGTAATGGAAGCAACCGGAGTGTATTGGATTGCGGTATTTCAGATTCTCGAAACGCAAGGATTTGAAGTCAAGTTAGTCAATGCTCGACAGGGAAAAACCGTACCGGGACGCAAAAGAGATGTGCTCGACTGTCAATGGTTGCGACAACTCCATAGCGATGGGTTACTAGCAGGCTCCTTCCGTCCTGATGACCAAATCTGTGTGCTGCGTAGCTACATTCGCCAGCGCGATACCTTGATCAAGAGTGCCAGCACTCACATTCAGCGGATGCAAAAAGCCTTGACTCAGATGAATGTACAACTGCACCGGGTGATTAGCGATATCAGCGGCACGACTGGACTTACAATCATTCGGGCGATTGTGTCTGGCGAACGAGACTTGCACAAACTCGCAGCACTCAAAGATCGCCGCATTCATGCCAGTACGGATGAGATTGCGGCGGCATTGAATGGCGACTACCGCCCGGAACTGGTGTTTGTGCTGCATCAGGAATTACAACTCTACGATGTCTTTGAGACCCAGATTGCCGCCTGTGATGCTGAAATTGAAGCGTGCCTCAATCAGTTTGCAGACCGCATTGAAGTTGCCACAAACCCCTTACCTGCTGCCAAACGACGTGGAAAAAAACAACCCGGAAATGCCCCAAGCTTTGATTTGCGAACGCATTTGTACCGCATCAGTGGCGTGGACTTCACTCAAATTGATGGCTTTGGAGTCCTCACCGTCCTGACGCTGTTGTCTGAGTTGGGCTTAGACCCGTCAAAATTTCCCTCAGCTAAGCATTTTGCCTCTTGCTTAGGGCTGTGTCCAGGCAGCCGAATCACAGGCGGCAAGCGCAAGAGTTCGCAGACTCGCCAAGTGGCTAATCGCGTTGCAACGGCGCTACGAATGGCAGCACAGACCTTGGTGCGATCCCATTCTGCCTTGGGTGCATTTCATCGTCGGATGCAAGCGCGACTTGGCGCACCCAAAGCAATTACGGCAACGGCTCACAAACTCGCTCGCATCTTCTATCACCTGTGGACTTCCGGCGATGCGTTTGTCGATCCAGGCATGGAAACTTATGAGCAGCAGTATCAAGAACGAGTGGTCAAGAACCTTAAGAAAAAGGCGCGGGCGCTCGGATTTGACCTTGTTGCCAAACCTGCTGCCCCGGAGTGTGTTTCTTAG
- a CDS encoding class I mannose-6-phosphate isomerase, with protein MNYPDELVGQGWRGPHFPLLEKFLDASHMLPVHLHADDETAARIYNQPNGKTEAWHILWAAPGATILAGLKGDFSRQELFDAFVAEDYDAVIDRYPIQTGDTIYVPGGIIHSFGPDCLVFEVQQTSDLGQMVMPYDLYGHPHSLEQWQANIYATLDELRNHYHPRPNPGLKLNSEQ; from the coding sequence TTGAATTATCCTGACGAACTGGTGGGTCAGGGTTGGCGTGGTCCCCACTTTCCGCTGCTGGAAAAGTTCCTGGATGCCTCCCATATGCTTCCGGTTCACCTGCACGCCGATGATGAAACCGCTGCCCGAATTTACAACCAACCAAATGGTAAAACTGAAGCCTGGCACATTCTTTGGGCAGCCCCAGGGGCAACAATCCTGGCAGGGTTGAAAGGTGATTTTTCGCGTCAGGAATTGTTTGATGCTTTTGTTGCTGAGGATTACGATGCCGTCATCGATCGCTATCCAATTCAAACCGGAGACACGATCTATGTGCCGGGTGGAATTATCCATTCCTTTGGTCCCGATTGCCTGGTATTTGAAGTGCAGCAAACCTCTGATCTGGGTCAGATGGTGATGCCCTACGATTTGTATGGTCATCCCCATTCCTTAGAACAGTGGCAAGCAAATATTTACGCCACCCTGGACGAACTTCGGAATCACTATCATCCCCGTCCCAACCCAGGGCTAAAACTAAACAGTGAACAGTGA
- a CDS encoding MBL fold metallo-hydrolase encodes MTELECLAYGVEQVDEGVCLLVRLGPYRIMLDCGLADISLLTAKKSSAPADLVLCSHAHADHARGLLALNQAFPQIPIYASEVTAQLLPLNWSGQTAQLPPRLCQALPWRTPVEFLDGLSATLYPAGHLPGAAAILLTYTAPTSNHEPARTYQVFYTGDFFLSNARLVEGLPLEELRGMAPDVLIVEGSYGTARHPRRRQQENQLAERINRAIATQRSILLPTPPLGLAQELLMLLRSHHHFTGRDLDIWVDPTVATGCDAYLGILPHLPPSVQNFARHQPLFWDERVRPRVRRLSRDRSLPPSFPCIVLADETADLSQYYEPKPDNWLVLVPQQPHRTSPALTQIDRRAAEKFSPPPNADTYLLAQHCDGPGTTQLIHNLRPQHVVFVHGSSTYLADLTGLEELHNRYHLHSPAAGSLVELPIGETFLQPAAPPETNYEGELTELDTVVTITLPNAITGDPRWQTLADTGLIEARWQGDELVLRGLPQRELLRQGSDRLLDWVDANSPLRQCCANCTHYRSQRCWNPASPLFEFKVTPEGFCPVFEPIQPQPEE; translated from the coding sequence GTGACTGAGCTGGAATGTTTGGCTTACGGCGTTGAGCAGGTTGATGAAGGGGTCTGCCTGTTGGTTCGGCTTGGCCCCTACCGCATCATGTTAGATTGTGGACTGGCAGATATTTCCCTTCTTACAGCAAAGAAATCCTCTGCTCCGGCAGACCTGGTGTTGTGTAGCCATGCCCATGCTGACCACGCTAGAGGGCTGCTGGCACTCAACCAGGCATTTCCTCAAATTCCGATTTACGCCAGTGAGGTAACCGCGCAACTCTTACCCTTAAACTGGTCGGGACAAACCGCCCAACTTCCACCCCGTTTGTGCCAGGCATTACCCTGGCGGACTCCGGTTGAATTTTTAGATGGGTTAAGCGCCACCCTTTACCCAGCAGGGCACTTGCCAGGAGCCGCTGCAATTCTGCTGACCTACACAGCACCCACCAGTAACCACGAACCAGCCCGTACCTACCAGGTGTTTTATACAGGAGACTTTTTCCTATCCAACGCCCGTCTTGTGGAAGGGTTGCCCCTGGAAGAACTGCGCGGTATGGCACCCGATGTCTTGATTGTGGAGGGAAGCTATGGCACGGCTCGTCATCCCCGTCGTCGCCAGCAGGAAAACCAACTGGCAGAACGGATTAACCGGGCGATCGCGACTCAACGATCTATCCTGCTGCCCACTCCCCCTCTAGGATTGGCACAGGAATTGCTGATGCTACTGCGCAGCCACCACCACTTCACTGGCCGAGATCTGGATATCTGGGTTGATCCAACGGTTGCCACAGGCTGTGATGCCTATCTGGGAATCCTGCCGCACTTACCGCCCTCGGTACAAAACTTTGCCCGCCATCAGCCGCTATTTTGGGATGAGCGGGTACGCCCACGGGTGCGCCGTTTGAGCCGCGATCGATCGCTACCTCCATCTTTTCCCTGCATCGTTCTAGCAGATGAAACCGCCGATCTGAGCCAATATTACGAACCGAAACCCGACAATTGGTTGGTTTTAGTTCCCCAACAACCCCATCGAACCTCTCCTGCCCTGACACAAATCGATCGTCGAGCCGCCGAAAAATTCTCTCCTCCTCCCAACGCCGATACCTATTTGCTGGCTCAACACTGTGATGGTCCCGGCACCACCCAGTTGATCCACAATCTGCGTCCCCAGCACGTCGTTTTTGTCCACGGGTCTTCCACCTACCTGGCGGACCTGACTGGGCTGGAGGAATTGCACAACCGCTATCATCTACACTCCCCGGCAGCGGGCAGCCTTGTAGAACTCCCGATCGGCGAAACCTTTTTGCAACCCGCCGCCCCCCCTGAAACCAACTATGAGGGAGAACTCACCGAGTTGGATACGGTGGTCACGATTACCCTACCCAACGCCATTACTGGAGATCCCCGCTGGCAAACCCTGGCAGATACCGGATTGATTGAAGCCCGCTGGCAGGGAGATGAGTTGGTTTTGCGCGGACTCCCCCAACGGGAACTGCTCCGTCAGGGTAGCGATCGTCTACTCGACTGGGTGGACGCCAACTCCCCCCTGCGGCAGTGCTGCGCCAACTGCACCCACTACCGGAGCCAACGCTGCTGGAACCCCGCCTCTCCACTTTTTGAGTTCAAAGTTACCCCAGAGGGGTTTTGCCCCGTCTTTGAACCCATTCAGCCCCAGCCAGAAGAATGA
- a CDS encoding cyanophycinase codes for MAGEEAQGAVVEEVPESVALPETHGQLVIIGGAEDKEGECKILREFVRRAGGLQARVAVMTVATGLPGEVGAQYIDIFRRLGVEDVRVVDTDKREDASDPKAIETINQATGVFFTGGNQARITDLLKDTELDTALHQRFAEGIVIAGTSAGAAMMPDTMIVEGEAETNPRPEVARMDRGMGFLPGVIIDQHFAQRGRLGRLLSAAAQQPVVLGFGIDENTAIAVNGSEVEVIGEGAVTVVDVANLTHNNVDELLKDEPLALCGVKLHILPHGYRFDLNTRSCVC; via the coding sequence ATGGCAGGGGAAGAAGCTCAAGGGGCTGTCGTTGAGGAAGTGCCAGAAAGTGTCGCTTTGCCGGAAACGCACGGGCAACTTGTAATCATTGGCGGCGCAGAAGATAAGGAAGGTGAATGTAAGATTTTGCGGGAATTTGTGCGGCGGGCTGGGGGGCTTCAGGCTCGCGTTGCAGTCATGACCGTTGCAACTGGGTTGCCTGGGGAAGTAGGCGCACAATACATTGATATATTCCGTCGATTGGGTGTGGAAGACGTGCGTGTGGTAGACACAGATAAACGGGAAGATGCCAGCGACCCAAAGGCGATCGAAACCATTAATCAAGCAACAGGGGTCTTTTTTACCGGGGGGAATCAGGCTCGAATTACAGATTTGTTAAAAGACACAGAACTGGATACCGCTTTGCACCAACGGTTTGCCGAAGGTATCGTCATTGCTGGCACCAGTGCGGGAGCTGCCATGATGCCAGACACCATGATTGTGGAAGGAGAAGCGGAAACCAATCCCCGTCCGGAGGTTGCTCGCATGGATCGGGGAATGGGTTTTCTGCCTGGCGTCATCATTGATCAACACTTTGCCCAGCGAGGGCGGTTGGGGCGGTTGCTGTCAGCCGCAGCTCAACAGCCTGTCGTGTTAGGGTTTGGGATTGATGAAAATACCGCGATCGCAGTCAATGGCAGCGAAGTTGAAGTGATTGGGGAAGGGGCAGTAACGGTTGTGGATGTGGCAAACCTGACCCACAACAATGTCGATGAACTGCTAAAGGATGAACCCCTCGCGCTTTGTGGTGTGAAGTTACATATCCTGCCCCACGGTTATCGATTTGATTTGAACACTCGTTCCTGTGTGTGTTAG
- a CDS encoding general stress protein has product MALGHHKRAVGTFSSYQEAESALRELRDSGFSMDRVSLVGRDVDRHEEIARGNAGDRLAEGTKRAAHDTQADEGAKTGAVAGGTLGGLTGLLVGLGVAAIPGIGPIMLGGAAATALATTLAGGAIGAAAGGLVGGLVRLGYSRRPGTGLQRSGFQG; this is encoded by the coding sequence ATGGCTTTAGGACATCACAAGCGTGCTGTTGGTACTTTCTCAAGTTACCAGGAAGCGGAATCAGCATTGCGTGAATTGAGAGATAGCGGTTTTTCAATGGACAGAGTGTCACTGGTTGGTCGGGATGTTGATCGCCATGAGGAGATTGCCCGAGGGAACGCAGGCGATCGTCTAGCAGAAGGAACCAAACGCGCTGCCCATGATACTCAGGCAGACGAAGGAGCTAAAACAGGAGCGGTGGCAGGCGGCACCCTGGGTGGCTTGACAGGGCTACTGGTTGGCTTGGGAGTCGCCGCAATTCCTGGCATCGGTCCCATCATGTTAGGAGGAGCAGCCGCAACCGCACTCGCCACAACCCTGGCTGGGGGCGCAATTGGTGCTGCTGCTGGAGGACTGGTTGGTGGCTTAGTGCGGCTTGGGTATTCCAGAAGACCGGGCACGGGTTTACAGCGATCGGGTTTCCAGGGGTGA